Below is a window of Streptomyces spongiicola DNA.
AGCGGATCGACATGGACCAGTACACACTCCCCGGCCGGGAGCAGGCCGCCGGCCACCTGTTCGACCTGATGGAGGCCCGGGCCGTGCAGCGGGCTGCGCTGAACGGCGCGCCGCGGGCGGTGGTGCACATGCACCTCAACACCACGCCCACCACGGACGTGGACGCCCTGCGCGGGCGGGGCTGGCACCCGGTCCGCCGCTACAACGTGCTGACCCGCCCGCTGTCACCCGCCGCCGACCCGGTGCCCGCGCCACCGCCCGGCGTGACGCTGCGGCCGTGCTCGGCGGAGGAGGACCGCAGGCGGGCCCACGCGGTGCTGCAGGCGTCGTTCGCCGACCACTTCGACTTCCAGCCGCGTACCTACGAGCAGTGGCTGGACGACGTCGACGCCGACCGGGCCGACTGGTCGCTCGTCTGGATCGCGCACGTCGACGGCATCGGGGACGCGGCCGCGGTGCGCACGCACGACAACCGCGCCTCCTCGGGCTGGATCGGCAACCTCGGCGTCGTCCGGGAGGCGCGGGGCCGGGGACTCGGGGGCCATCTGCTGCGCCACGCCTTCGGGCACTACGCGGCACTGGGGCGGGACCGCATGGGCCTCGGCGTCGACACCGACAACAGCAGCGGAGCCCTCGCCCTGTACGAGAGCCACGGCATGACGCTCGACTTCGCCGTCGACACCTGGGAGTTGACCCGGACCGCCGGCTCCTGAGGTCCGGCTGTACAACGGCCGCCCGGCACACCGGTGGTTCGTCCGTCCGGGGTACGCACACGATGTGCCCGGGCCCGGCGGTACGCCCGTGCCTCCCGGCAGCCGCGACCGGGACACACTCGTCCGGCTTCGGGCGCGGGCCGTCCGCCACGGGGGCGGCCCCGTGGCGGACGGCCCTCCGTACGTCTCCGGGCGCACCGCCTCCGGTGTTGCGGGCCCTCGGCTGCCAAGCCGGGGGTGCTACCGCCGGTGCGGGTAGTCGGGGTCCTCCTCGGCGCTCGGCAGATCCCGGTGCCCGTCGTTCCAGGGGTTCGTCCACCCGCACACCCCGCACGCGTACCGGCCGTTGATGCCGGACAGGCGGGTGCCGCAACGTTCGCAGTCGGTAGCGGTGATCTGGAGCGCTCCGTCGTGGGCGAGATAGGCGGCGGGCGGCAGTTCCTCGACCCTCGGGGGCCATGCACGACGACGGGGGCGGCTGCTCATGCGAGGGAGCGTACCTGCGAGGGGACGGTCGCCGCGGGCGGGGCCCCTGGCCCTGCCCCGGATGCGCCCGCGCCCGCGCCCGCGTCCCGACGAAGCGGGCACTCGGGGGCCGCCGACGGAACCGCCGCGGTCCGTACGTCGGCGACGACGGCGACGGAG
It encodes the following:
- a CDS encoding GNAT family N-acetyltransferase, with the protein product MTTLPSPPAGITVRPATLDDAAAVCALLNEIDLLEIGRADTSLTEVEADLRHPEVDLGRDSWLLLDGGRLVGYGLLWDDSGHERIDMDQYTLPGREQAAGHLFDLMEARAVQRAALNGAPRAVVHMHLNTTPTTDVDALRGRGWHPVRRYNVLTRPLSPAADPVPAPPPGVTLRPCSAEEDRRRAHAVLQASFADHFDFQPRTYEQWLDDVDADRADWSLVWIAHVDGIGDAAAVRTHDNRASSGWIGNLGVVREARGRGLGGHLLRHAFGHYAALGRDRMGLGVDTDNSSGALALYESHGMTLDFAVDTWELTRTAGS